The Mya arenaria isolate MELC-2E11 chromosome 16, ASM2691426v1 genome includes a window with the following:
- the LOC128221341 gene encoding uncharacterized protein LOC128221341 isoform X7, with protein MDRDPDHKAWMSLRLSRVLDDIGVNRRVVRKRRDTFLLREALETIKNKIFGVNTTSFHFGSQSEGSTTLGMNSDIDLLMCDNEINIMSDWLDWEAGMKNFLMVKEESTPPQHYWLQWIRHDSPEPVRYNGQENCLPHIDGRAFVSNKLWHDLGKRVYGNDFRCSGPSMSNCEEWDFVQAYKCKVLPPEVDQWFHRPRRGHWPTPEMMQAARECSCFLVPDGHFESLNENIEWRLSPSQIERILVFSFTTVQLKCYVVLKMIKKYIMEQYLSHHSKLTSFHCKTVMFFTIERISPEKWREDRLIRCIGYCLQTLEFFLMRGHCPHYIIPEVNLFEGKITRRYQLLLLGKLKENVNNNLMILYDLQYDSLGQRFRSPTSDMFETRSTIFRKINNVLAVDLIQMNNMYLQVANNELNPEQFLRFFTVLSIIPENNYVIHILTRYERRAISVLKPLIYSFLASVTSSFNIQHDLQLTQEIFQLYERSLDTDVTSSRLKLASMLYCRGYLRRAVDVLNDVERRYDDNVHAVCVCGRKVLGNEPPDVFSERAINDWNYETVIRKVALCVRFTRFEAFCVPPILLYEMNRAVNNDVQFRNGANRQWMNMAVVDSRPYLFYLQYITFGKLGLRHRQVQAHRDLINCFRNQDMIKTMHHPETACNLLGHCWEMEENLAEALKLYRISFRFYPRNNAANWHIRRLTGNQ; from the coding sequence ATGGACCGTGATCCTGACCATAAAGCCTGGATGTCGCTCCGTCTATCTCGTGTACTGGACGATATTGGCGTAAACCGCCGGGTGGTTAGGAAAAGGCGGGACACGTTCCTGCTGAGGGAAGCACTAGAAActataaagaacaaaatatttggtGTAAACACAACGAGCTTCCATTTCGGCAGCCAGTCAGAGGGATCTACAACGTTAGGGATGAATTCAGATATCGATCTGCTTATGTGCGATAATGAGATCAACATCATGTCTGACTGGTTAGACTGGGAGGCCGGGATGAAGAACTTTCTAATGGTGAAGGAGGAGTCAACTCCGCCACAACACTACTGGCTACAGTGGATCAGACATGACTCTCCAGAACCTGTCAGATATAACGGACAGGAAAATTGCTTACCACATATAGATGGACGAGCGTTTGTAAGTAATAAATTGTGGCACGACTTAGGTAAACGGGTATATGGAAATGACTTCAGATGTAGTGGTCCTTCAATGAGTAACTGTGAAGAATGGGACTTTGTTCAAGCTTACAAATGTAAAGTTCTTCCTCCGGAAGTTGACCAATGGTTTCACCGTCCCAGGCGTGGACATTGGCCTACACCGGAAATGATGCAGGCTGCACGGGAATGCTCTTGTTTTCTTGTTCCTGATGGACATTTTGAGAGTctgaatgaaaatattgaatggcGATTATCACCAAGCCAAATAGAACGGATTcttgtttttagttttacaaCAGTGCAGTTAAAATGCTATGTTGTCTTGaagatgataaaaaaatatataatggaacAATATTTAAGTCATCATAGTAAGCTAACTTCGTTTCATTGCAAGACAGTTATGTTCTTTACAATCGAGAGAATATCCCCAGAGAAATGGAGAGAAGATCGTCTCATAAGGTGCATAGGATATTGTTTGCAAACACTGGAATTTTTCTTGATGAGAGGTCATTGTCCACACTACATCATTCCTGAAGTGAACCTTTTCGAAGGAAAAATCACTCGCCGATACCAACTGTTATTATTGGGGAAGTTAAAAGAGAATGTGAATAATAATCTAATGATACTGTACGATTTACAGTACGATAGCTTAGGACAAAGGTTTCGCAGCCCTACCAGCGACATGTTTGAAACACGATCAACAATATTTAGGAAgattaataatgttttagcaGTCGACCtaatacaaatgaataatatgtatttacagGTGGCGAATAATGAGTTAAATCCTGAACAGTTTCTGCGATTCTTCACTGTTTTATCTATTATACCTGAGAATAATTACGTAATACATATATTAACTCGTTATGAGCGACGGGCAATTTCAGTGTTAAAGCCACTCATTTACTCATTCTTAGCATCAGTTACTTCGTCATTTAACATACAACATGATCTTCAGTTAACAcaagaaatatttcaactatATGAGCGTTCTCTTGACACTGACGTGACGTCCAGCAGACTAAAACTGGCCTCCATGTTATACTGCCGGGGATACCTTAGAAGGGCGGTGGACGTGCTGAATGACGTTGAACGTAGATATGACGATAATGTGCAtgctgtgtgtgtgtgtgggagAAAGGTTCTAGGTAACGAACCTCCCGATGTTTTTAGTGAACGTGCAATTAACGATTGGAACTATGAAACAGTCATACGTAAAGTTGCCCTCTGTGTAAGGTTTACACGGTTTGAAGCTTTCTGTGTACCACCAATTTTGCTATATGAAATGAACAGGGCAGTTAATAACGACGTTCAATTTAGAAATGGTGCTAATCGTCAATGGATGAACATGGCCGTGGTAGACTCTCGACCATACCTCTTCTACCTGCAATATATCACGTTCGGGAAACTGGGTCTTCGCCACAGACAAGTTCAGGCACACCGTGatttaataaactgttttaGAAACCAAGACATGATAAAAACAATGCACCACCCCGAGACTGCTTGCAACTTACTTGGCCACTGCTGGGAGATGGAGGAAAACCTTGCTGAAGCGCTAAAACTCTACAGAATCTCATTTCGATTTTATCCGAGAAATAATGCTGCAAACTGGCATATCAGGAGATTAACTGGCAACCAATAG
- the LOC128221341 gene encoding uncharacterized protein LOC128221341 isoform X1, producing the protein MKPKVDFPKIPGTWGFPQIAFRHIKHIWLCLSFKLTPGFGVGDKLDYTHRCLTTNSRGHRKLLKPCDGCVFLRIIQRIQIMDRDPDHKAWMSLRLSRVLDDIGVNRRVVRKRRDTFLLREALETIKNKIFGVNTTSFHFGSQSEGSTTLGMNSDIDLLMCDNEINIMSDWLDWEAGMKNFLMVKEESTPPQHYWLQWIRHDSPEPVRYNGQENCLPHIDGRAFVSNKLWHDLGKRVYGNDFRCSGPSMSNCEEWDFVQAYKCKVLPPEVDQWFHRPRRGHWPTPEMMQAARECSCFLVPDGHFESLNENIEWRLSPSQIERILVFSFTTVQLKCYVVLKMIKKYIMEQYLSHHSKLTSFHCKTVMFFTIERISPEKWREDRLIRCIGYCLQTLEFFLMRGHCPHYIIPEVNLFEGKITRRYQLLLLGKLKENVNNNLMILYDLQYDSLGQRFRSPTSDMFETRSTIFRKINNVLAVDLIQMNNMYLQVANNELNPEQFLRFFTVLSIIPENNYVIHILTRYERRAISVLKPLIYSFLASVTSSFNIQHDLQLTQEIFQLYERSLDTDVTSSRLKLASMLYCRGYLRRAVDVLNDVERRYDDNVHAVCVCGRKVLGNEPPDVFSERAINDWNYETVIRKVALCVRFTRFEAFCVPPILLYEMNRAVNNDVQFRNGANRQWMNMAVVDSRPYLFYLQYITFGKLGLRHRQVQAHRDLINCFRNQDMIKTMHHPETACNLLGHCWEMEENLAEALKLYRISFRFYPRNNAANWHIRRLTGNQ; encoded by the exons ggACAAGCTCGATTATACCCACAGGTGTTTGACTACAAATAGCAGAGGTCACAGGAAACTTCTAAAG CCCTGCGACGGATGTGTTTTCCTTCGAATAATACAACGAATCCAAATT ATGGACCGTGATCCTGACCATAAAGCCTGGATGTCGCTCCGTCTATCTCGTGTACTGGACGATATTGGCGTAAACCGCCGGGTGGTTAGGAAAAGGCGGGACACGTTCCTGCTGAGGGAAGCACTAGAAActataaagaacaaaatatttggtGTAAACACAACGAGCTTCCATTTCGGCAGCCAGTCAGAGGGATCTACAACGTTAGGGATGAATTCAGATATCGATCTGCTTATGTGCGATAATGAGATCAACATCATGTCTGACTGGTTAGACTGGGAGGCCGGGATGAAGAACTTTCTAATGGTGAAGGAGGAGTCAACTCCGCCACAACACTACTGGCTACAGTGGATCAGACATGACTCTCCAGAACCTGTCAGATATAACGGACAGGAAAATTGCTTACCACATATAGATGGACGAGCGTTTGTAAGTAATAAATTGTGGCACGACTTAGGTAAACGGGTATATGGAAATGACTTCAGATGTAGTGGTCCTTCAATGAGTAACTGTGAAGAATGGGACTTTGTTCAAGCTTACAAATGTAAAGTTCTTCCTCCGGAAGTTGACCAATGGTTTCACCGTCCCAGGCGTGGACATTGGCCTACACCGGAAATGATGCAGGCTGCACGGGAATGCTCTTGTTTTCTTGTTCCTGATGGACATTTTGAGAGTctgaatgaaaatattgaatggcGATTATCACCAAGCCAAATAGAACGGATTcttgtttttagttttacaaCAGTGCAGTTAAAATGCTATGTTGTCTTGaagatgataaaaaaatatataatggaacAATATTTAAGTCATCATAGTAAGCTAACTTCGTTTCATTGCAAGACAGTTATGTTCTTTACAATCGAGAGAATATCCCCAGAGAAATGGAGAGAAGATCGTCTCATAAGGTGCATAGGATATTGTTTGCAAACACTGGAATTTTTCTTGATGAGAGGTCATTGTCCACACTACATCATTCCTGAAGTGAACCTTTTCGAAGGAAAAATCACTCGCCGATACCAACTGTTATTATTGGGGAAGTTAAAAGAGAATGTGAATAATAATCTAATGATACTGTACGATTTACAGTACGATAGCTTAGGACAAAGGTTTCGCAGCCCTACCAGCGACATGTTTGAAACACGATCAACAATATTTAGGAAgattaataatgttttagcaGTCGACCtaatacaaatgaataatatgtatttacagGTGGCGAATAATGAGTTAAATCCTGAACAGTTTCTGCGATTCTTCACTGTTTTATCTATTATACCTGAGAATAATTACGTAATACATATATTAACTCGTTATGAGCGACGGGCAATTTCAGTGTTAAAGCCACTCATTTACTCATTCTTAGCATCAGTTACTTCGTCATTTAACATACAACATGATCTTCAGTTAACAcaagaaatatttcaactatATGAGCGTTCTCTTGACACTGACGTGACGTCCAGCAGACTAAAACTGGCCTCCATGTTATACTGCCGGGGATACCTTAGAAGGGCGGTGGACGTGCTGAATGACGTTGAACGTAGATATGACGATAATGTGCAtgctgtgtgtgtgtgtgggagAAAGGTTCTAGGTAACGAACCTCCCGATGTTTTTAGTGAACGTGCAATTAACGATTGGAACTATGAAACAGTCATACGTAAAGTTGCCCTCTGTGTAAGGTTTACACGGTTTGAAGCTTTCTGTGTACCACCAATTTTGCTATATGAAATGAACAGGGCAGTTAATAACGACGTTCAATTTAGAAATGGTGCTAATCGTCAATGGATGAACATGGCCGTGGTAGACTCTCGACCATACCTCTTCTACCTGCAATATATCACGTTCGGGAAACTGGGTCTTCGCCACAGACAAGTTCAGGCACACCGTGatttaataaactgttttaGAAACCAAGACATGATAAAAACAATGCACCACCCCGAGACTGCTTGCAACTTACTTGGCCACTGCTGGGAGATGGAGGAAAACCTTGCTGAAGCGCTAAAACTCTACAGAATCTCATTTCGATTTTATCCGAGAAATAATGCTGCAAACTGGCATATCAGGAGATTAACTGGCAACCAATAG
- the LOC128221341 gene encoding uncharacterized protein LOC128221341 isoform X2, with protein sequence MKPKVDFPKIPGTWGFPQIAFRHIKHIWLCLSFKLTPGFGVGDKLDYTHRCLTTNSRGHRKLLKMDRDPDHKAWMSLRLSRVLDDIGVNRRVVRKRRDTFLLREALETIKNKIFGVNTTSFHFGSQSEGSTTLGMNSDIDLLMCDNEINIMSDWLDWEAGMKNFLMVKEESTPPQHYWLQWIRHDSPEPVRYNGQENCLPHIDGRAFVSNKLWHDLGKRVYGNDFRCSGPSMSNCEEWDFVQAYKCKVLPPEVDQWFHRPRRGHWPTPEMMQAARECSCFLVPDGHFESLNENIEWRLSPSQIERILVFSFTTVQLKCYVVLKMIKKYIMEQYLSHHSKLTSFHCKTVMFFTIERISPEKWREDRLIRCIGYCLQTLEFFLMRGHCPHYIIPEVNLFEGKITRRYQLLLLGKLKENVNNNLMILYDLQYDSLGQRFRSPTSDMFETRSTIFRKINNVLAVDLIQMNNMYLQVANNELNPEQFLRFFTVLSIIPENNYVIHILTRYERRAISVLKPLIYSFLASVTSSFNIQHDLQLTQEIFQLYERSLDTDVTSSRLKLASMLYCRGYLRRAVDVLNDVERRYDDNVHAVCVCGRKVLGNEPPDVFSERAINDWNYETVIRKVALCVRFTRFEAFCVPPILLYEMNRAVNNDVQFRNGANRQWMNMAVVDSRPYLFYLQYITFGKLGLRHRQVQAHRDLINCFRNQDMIKTMHHPETACNLLGHCWEMEENLAEALKLYRISFRFYPRNNAANWHIRRLTGNQ encoded by the exons ggACAAGCTCGATTATACCCACAGGTGTTTGACTACAAATAGCAGAGGTCACAGGAAACTTCTAAAG ATGGACCGTGATCCTGACCATAAAGCCTGGATGTCGCTCCGTCTATCTCGTGTACTGGACGATATTGGCGTAAACCGCCGGGTGGTTAGGAAAAGGCGGGACACGTTCCTGCTGAGGGAAGCACTAGAAActataaagaacaaaatatttggtGTAAACACAACGAGCTTCCATTTCGGCAGCCAGTCAGAGGGATCTACAACGTTAGGGATGAATTCAGATATCGATCTGCTTATGTGCGATAATGAGATCAACATCATGTCTGACTGGTTAGACTGGGAGGCCGGGATGAAGAACTTTCTAATGGTGAAGGAGGAGTCAACTCCGCCACAACACTACTGGCTACAGTGGATCAGACATGACTCTCCAGAACCTGTCAGATATAACGGACAGGAAAATTGCTTACCACATATAGATGGACGAGCGTTTGTAAGTAATAAATTGTGGCACGACTTAGGTAAACGGGTATATGGAAATGACTTCAGATGTAGTGGTCCTTCAATGAGTAACTGTGAAGAATGGGACTTTGTTCAAGCTTACAAATGTAAAGTTCTTCCTCCGGAAGTTGACCAATGGTTTCACCGTCCCAGGCGTGGACATTGGCCTACACCGGAAATGATGCAGGCTGCACGGGAATGCTCTTGTTTTCTTGTTCCTGATGGACATTTTGAGAGTctgaatgaaaatattgaatggcGATTATCACCAAGCCAAATAGAACGGATTcttgtttttagttttacaaCAGTGCAGTTAAAATGCTATGTTGTCTTGaagatgataaaaaaatatataatggaacAATATTTAAGTCATCATAGTAAGCTAACTTCGTTTCATTGCAAGACAGTTATGTTCTTTACAATCGAGAGAATATCCCCAGAGAAATGGAGAGAAGATCGTCTCATAAGGTGCATAGGATATTGTTTGCAAACACTGGAATTTTTCTTGATGAGAGGTCATTGTCCACACTACATCATTCCTGAAGTGAACCTTTTCGAAGGAAAAATCACTCGCCGATACCAACTGTTATTATTGGGGAAGTTAAAAGAGAATGTGAATAATAATCTAATGATACTGTACGATTTACAGTACGATAGCTTAGGACAAAGGTTTCGCAGCCCTACCAGCGACATGTTTGAAACACGATCAACAATATTTAGGAAgattaataatgttttagcaGTCGACCtaatacaaatgaataatatgtatttacagGTGGCGAATAATGAGTTAAATCCTGAACAGTTTCTGCGATTCTTCACTGTTTTATCTATTATACCTGAGAATAATTACGTAATACATATATTAACTCGTTATGAGCGACGGGCAATTTCAGTGTTAAAGCCACTCATTTACTCATTCTTAGCATCAGTTACTTCGTCATTTAACATACAACATGATCTTCAGTTAACAcaagaaatatttcaactatATGAGCGTTCTCTTGACACTGACGTGACGTCCAGCAGACTAAAACTGGCCTCCATGTTATACTGCCGGGGATACCTTAGAAGGGCGGTGGACGTGCTGAATGACGTTGAACGTAGATATGACGATAATGTGCAtgctgtgtgtgtgtgtgggagAAAGGTTCTAGGTAACGAACCTCCCGATGTTTTTAGTGAACGTGCAATTAACGATTGGAACTATGAAACAGTCATACGTAAAGTTGCCCTCTGTGTAAGGTTTACACGGTTTGAAGCTTTCTGTGTACCACCAATTTTGCTATATGAAATGAACAGGGCAGTTAATAACGACGTTCAATTTAGAAATGGTGCTAATCGTCAATGGATGAACATGGCCGTGGTAGACTCTCGACCATACCTCTTCTACCTGCAATATATCACGTTCGGGAAACTGGGTCTTCGCCACAGACAAGTTCAGGCACACCGTGatttaataaactgttttaGAAACCAAGACATGATAAAAACAATGCACCACCCCGAGACTGCTTGCAACTTACTTGGCCACTGCTGGGAGATGGAGGAAAACCTTGCTGAAGCGCTAAAACTCTACAGAATCTCATTTCGATTTTATCCGAGAAATAATGCTGCAAACTGGCATATCAGGAGATTAACTGGCAACCAATAG